In a genomic window of Nodosilinea sp. E11:
- the clpB gene encoding ATP-dependent chaperone ClpB, translated as MQPTQNQFTEKAWDAIVRSQDIAKQSQQQQIESDHLMLALLDQEGLASSIFAKLGANGQQLRDRTEAFINSQPKVSGSGSSVYLGKSLDTLLDRADKHKKDYGDEYISIEHLILAYPGDTRFGKTLFQDLGLGEAKLKQVIQEIRGTQKVTDQNPEGKYQSLEKYGRDLTDAARRGKLDPVIGRDDEIRRTIQILSRRTKNNPVLIGEPGVGKTAIAEGLAQRIVSGDVPQSLKDRQLIALDMGSLIAGAKYRGEFEERLKAVLKEVTDSEGQIILFIDEIHTVVGAGATQGAMDAGNLLKPMLARGELRCIGATTLDEYRKYIEKDAALERRFQQVYVGQPTVEDTISILRGLKERYELHHGVTISDSALVAAATLSTRYISDRFLPDKAIDLVDEAAAKLKMEITSKPEELDEVDRKILQLEMERLSLKKEIDPASLERLERIEKELADLKEQQSALNAQWQSEKDVMDHMQSIKEDIDRVNIEIQQAERDYDLNRAAELKYGKLTELQRQLETAETQLAETQTTGKTLLREEVTESDIAEIISKWTGIPVSKLVQSEMTKLLLLEDELHERVIGQEEAVTAVADSIQRSRAGLADPNRPIASFIFLGPTGVGKTELAKALAAYLFDTEEALVRIDMSEYMEKHAVSRLIGAPPGYVGYDEGGQLTEAIRRRPFAVILFDEIEKAHPDVFNVMLQILDDGRVTDAQGRTVDFKNAIIIMTSNIGSQFILDVAGDDSQYEEMKSRVMEALRGNFRPEFLNRVDEMIIFHGLLKSQLRNIVKLQIVRLEERLADRKMAITLTEAALDFLAEVGYDPVYGARPLKRAIQRELETQIAKAILRSEFTEGDTIFVDVENERLSFKRLSAGLLSV; from the coding sequence ATGCAACCTACCCAAAACCAATTCACTGAAAAAGCCTGGGACGCCATTGTGCGATCGCAGGATATAGCTAAACAGTCTCAACAGCAGCAGATCGAGAGCGATCACCTGATGCTGGCCCTGCTCGACCAGGAGGGTTTGGCCAGCAGTATTTTTGCCAAACTGGGAGCCAACGGGCAGCAGCTGCGCGATCGCACCGAAGCGTTTATCAATAGCCAGCCCAAGGTCTCGGGCAGCGGCTCGTCTGTGTATCTGGGCAAATCGCTGGATACCTTGCTAGACCGGGCCGACAAACACAAAAAAGACTACGGTGACGAATATATCTCCATCGAACACCTGATTTTGGCTTACCCTGGCGATACCCGCTTTGGTAAAACGCTGTTTCAGGACCTTGGCTTAGGTGAAGCCAAGCTCAAGCAAGTCATTCAAGAGATTCGAGGCACCCAGAAAGTGACCGACCAAAACCCCGAAGGCAAGTATCAGTCTCTAGAGAAATATGGCCGTGACCTCACTGATGCGGCCCGTCGGGGCAAACTCGACCCAGTGATTGGTCGCGACGACGAAATTCGTCGCACCATCCAGATTCTCTCGCGTCGCACTAAAAACAACCCGGTGCTGATTGGCGAGCCAGGGGTTGGCAAAACCGCGATCGCCGAAGGGTTGGCCCAGCGCATTGTCAGCGGCGACGTGCCCCAGTCGCTCAAAGATCGTCAGCTGATTGCCCTCGACATGGGCTCACTCATTGCCGGGGCCAAGTATCGGGGTGAGTTTGAAGAACGGCTCAAGGCGGTGCTGAAAGAAGTCACCGACTCCGAAGGGCAGATTATTCTGTTTATTGACGAAATTCATACGGTGGTTGGGGCAGGGGCCACCCAGGGAGCCATGGATGCGGGCAACCTGCTCAAACCCATGCTGGCTCGGGGCGAGCTACGCTGTATCGGTGCCACCACCCTGGATGAATACCGCAAATACATTGAGAAAGACGCCGCCCTAGAGCGTCGCTTCCAGCAGGTCTACGTTGGTCAGCCCACGGTGGAAGATACGATCTCGATTCTGCGGGGCCTGAAGGAACGCTACGAGCTGCACCACGGCGTCACCATTTCTGATAGCGCCTTGGTGGCGGCAGCCACGCTTTCGACCCGGTATATCAGCGATCGCTTCCTGCCCGACAAGGCCATCGACCTAGTCGACGAAGCCGCTGCCAAGCTGAAGATGGAAATTACCTCTAAGCCCGAGGAGCTTGACGAGGTCGATCGCAAAATTCTTCAGCTCGAAATGGAACGCCTGTCGCTGAAAAAAGAAATCGACCCCGCCTCCCTAGAGCGGCTAGAGCGCATTGAGAAAGAACTGGCCGACCTCAAAGAGCAACAGAGTGCCCTCAACGCTCAGTGGCAATCTGAAAAAGATGTGATGGATCACATGCAGTCGATTAAAGAAGACATCGACCGGGTCAACATCGAAATTCAGCAGGCCGAGCGAGACTACGACCTGAACCGGGCTGCCGAACTCAAGTATGGCAAGCTCACCGAACTGCAACGCCAGCTCGAAACCGCTGAAACCCAGCTGGCCGAAACCCAAACCACCGGCAAAACCCTGCTGCGGGAAGAAGTCACCGAATCTGACATTGCCGAAATTATCTCCAAGTGGACGGGCATTCCGGTCAGTAAGCTGGTGCAGTCAGAAATGACCAAGCTGCTGCTGCTTGAAGACGAGCTGCACGAGCGGGTGATTGGCCAAGAGGAGGCGGTGACAGCGGTAGCTGACTCAATTCAGCGATCGCGCGCCGGACTCGCCGATCCCAACCGCCCGATCGCCAGCTTCATCTTTCTTGGCCCCACCGGAGTGGGCAAAACCGAGCTGGCCAAGGCCCTAGCCGCCTACCTGTTTGACACCGAGGAGGCCCTGGTACGCATCGACATGTCGGAATACATGGAGAAGCACGCTGTCTCTCGCCTGATCGGTGCCCCTCCGGGCTATGTCGGCTACGACGAGGGGGGCCAACTGACCGAGGCCATCCGCCGCCGCCCCTTCGCGGTGATTCTCTTCGACGAAATTGAGAAAGCCCACCCCGACGTGTTTAACGTCATGCTGCAAATTCTGGATGACGGTCGGGTCACCGACGCCCAGGGCCGCACGGTGGACTTCAAAAACGCCATCATCATTATGACCAGCAACATTGGCTCCCAGTTCATTCTTGACGTCGCTGGCGACGATAGCCAGTACGAAGAGATGAAATCTCGGGTGATGGAGGCCCTGCGGGGCAACTTTCGGCCCGAGTTTCTCAACCGGGTAGATGAAATGATCATCTTCCACGGGCTGCTTAAGTCGCAGCTACGCAACATCGTCAAACTGCAAATCGTTCGTCTAGAAGAACGCCTAGCCGACCGCAAAATGGCCATTACGCTAACCGAAGCTGCGCTAGACTTTCTAGCTGAGGTGGGCTACGACCCAGTGTACGGAGCCCGCCCGCTGAAACGAGCGATTCAGCGAGAGCTAGAAACGCAAATTGCCAAGGCTATTCTACGGAGTGAGTTCACCGAAGGCGACACCATCTTTGTCGATGTAGAGAATGAACGTCTCTCGTTTAAGCGACTGTCGGCAGGGCTGTTGAGTGTATAG
- a CDS encoding late competence development ComFB family protein — translation MKIVHDGPKHGYINVMELLVAEEVEKQLKTLQPRVLKYLKRVEVETYALNRLPSLYASSEKGWQHQYEKAKRELHNQIKGAVRQAFAAVQVDPIRSSEPINLKEQEAATVALNALREMLKQPDLSWEGAINRLRSMLGMRGETSPTETTGEGSHRTRYRGKPPEMSSAEQADGNHGHYWRPGTYGSEVSWQKSHTSSGSGFDWNDTRYQK, via the coding sequence ATGAAAATCGTTCACGACGGTCCGAAGCACGGCTACATCAATGTGATGGAACTCTTGGTAGCCGAAGAAGTAGAAAAACAGCTCAAAACCCTACAACCTCGCGTTCTAAAGTATCTCAAGCGGGTAGAGGTTGAAACTTATGCGCTTAACCGCCTGCCCTCTCTCTACGCCTCGAGTGAGAAAGGGTGGCAACACCAGTACGAAAAAGCTAAGCGAGAACTGCACAACCAGATTAAGGGAGCCGTGCGCCAGGCTTTTGCCGCCGTTCAAGTTGATCCGATTCGGTCGTCTGAACCGATCAATTTGAAGGAGCAAGAAGCGGCCACTGTGGCCCTCAATGCCCTGCGCGAGATGCTAAAGCAGCCTGACCTGAGCTGGGAAGGGGCTATTAACCGCCTGCGCTCTATGCTAGGTATGCGGGGTGAGACATCGCCGACTGAGACAACCGGTGAAGGGTCGCACCGGACTCGCTATCGAGGTAAGCCACCTGAGATGTCTAGCGCTGAGCAGGCCGATGGTAACCATGGCCATTACTGGCGTCCTGGCACCTACGGATCGGAGGTGTCGTGGCAAAAGAGCCACACCTCCTCCGGTAGTGGGTTTGACTGGAACGATACCCGCTACCAAAAGTAA
- a CDS encoding tetratricopeptide repeat protein yields the protein MTISLCMIVKNEAATLGRTLKSVQGVVSEVVVVDTGSVDDTVAIAQAHGATVHSFAWENDFAAARNESLRHATGDWVLVLDADEVLLSETAQVLQRLDQGHPLGDVAAADVLAINLLRLELGASQAPYTLITRCFRRLPEIAFKRPYHETVDDSVVALQQQDAHWQVITLGEVALHHTGYDPVVVMQRGKFDRARTTMERYLADHPDDAYLLNKLAALYIEADKSEAALPLLDRALEQAEALDALTSYEVHYHRALALAHLPHQAANDYQAALAQDVPPRLKLGALINYGSLKKAQGEFATAVELFQQAVEADPTLAIAHYNLGTAYRGQGYLDEAIAAYRQAIALEPSYPEAHQNLAVALFKLGQLPEALDAFQRAIAIYETIDPAAAASLRQGVANLGIPTGLLTQKGFSQTGFG from the coding sequence GTGACCATCAGCCTGTGCATGATTGTCAAAAACGAGGCCGCCACCCTGGGCCGCACCTTGAAAAGCGTGCAGGGGGTGGTCAGCGAAGTCGTCGTGGTCGATACGGGGTCGGTGGATGACACCGTGGCGATCGCCCAAGCCCACGGTGCTACCGTCCACAGCTTTGCCTGGGAAAACGACTTTGCCGCCGCCCGCAACGAGTCACTGCGCCACGCCACTGGCGACTGGGTGCTGGTGCTCGATGCCGATGAAGTGTTGCTGAGCGAGACAGCCCAGGTGCTCCAGCGCCTCGACCAGGGGCACCCCCTAGGGGATGTGGCTGCTGCCGATGTGCTGGCCATTAACCTGTTGCGCCTAGAATTAGGGGCTTCCCAGGCCCCTTACACGCTGATTACCCGGTGTTTTCGCCGTCTGCCCGAGATTGCCTTTAAACGTCCCTACCACGAGACCGTGGACGATAGCGTAGTGGCCTTGCAGCAGCAAGATGCGCACTGGCAGGTGATTACCCTAGGCGAAGTAGCCCTCCACCATACGGGCTACGACCCGGTAGTGGTGATGCAGCGGGGCAAGTTTGATCGCGCCCGCACCACTATGGAGCGCTACCTGGCTGACCACCCCGACGACGCCTATTTGCTCAACAAGCTGGCCGCCCTCTATATCGAAGCAGACAAATCTGAGGCCGCGCTACCGTTGCTCGATCGCGCCCTGGAGCAGGCTGAGGCTTTAGACGCCCTCACCAGTTACGAGGTGCACTACCACCGCGCCTTGGCCCTGGCCCATCTGCCCCACCAGGCGGCCAACGATTATCAGGCGGCCCTAGCCCAAGACGTGCCGCCCCGCCTCAAGCTGGGGGCACTGATCAACTACGGCAGCCTCAAGAAGGCCCAGGGGGAGTTTGCCACTGCGGTTGAGCTATTTCAACAGGCGGTTGAGGCCGACCCCACTCTGGCGATCGCCCACTACAACCTGGGCACGGCCTACCGGGGGCAAGGCTACCTAGATGAGGCGATCGCCGCCTACCGCCAGGCGATCGCCCTCGAGCCCAGCTATCCCGAAGCTCACCAAAACCTAGCTGTAGCCCTGTTTAAACTGGGTCAGCTACCAGAAGCTCTAGATGCGTTTCAGCGGGCGATCGCCATCTACGAGACGATCGACCCTGCTGCCGCTGCCAGCCTGCGCCAGGGGGTGGCCAACCTGGGCATTCCCACCGGGCTGCTGACTCAGAAAGGGTTTAGCCAAACAGGGTTTGGCTAG
- the argH gene encoding argininosuccinate lyase, with translation METPPTQTWSQRFETALHPAIALFNASIGFDIQLIEYDLTGSEAHAKMLVKTGIISPEEGEQIVTGLETIRQDFRRGDFNPGVEAEDVHFAVERRLTELIGDVGKKLHTARSRNDQVGTDLRLYLRAQIEALQGQLRQYQQTLLGLAEAHVETLIPGYTHLQRAQPLSLAHHLLAYFDMAQRDWDRLHDLQKRVNISPLGCGALAGTTFPIDRQYAAELLGFEQVYGNSLDGVSDRDFAIEFACAASLIMVHLSRLSEEMILWASEEFSFVTLNDSCSTGSSIMPQKKNPDVPELVRGKTGRVFGHLQGLLVMMKGLPLAYNKDLQEDKEALFDTVNTVRGCVEAMTILLAEGVNFQVPRLGQAVNEDYSNATDVADYLAAKGVPFREAYNLVGKVVKTSLAANKLLRQLTLDEWQAIHPAFEDDIYAAIAPQQVVSARNSYGGTGFEQVRLAIARAHQALGEG, from the coding sequence TCTGAGGCCCACGCCAAAATGCTGGTTAAAACCGGCATTATCAGCCCCGAAGAGGGTGAGCAGATTGTGACGGGGCTAGAAACCATTCGCCAAGACTTTCGCCGGGGAGACTTTAACCCAGGTGTGGAAGCCGAGGATGTCCACTTTGCCGTGGAGCGGCGACTGACAGAACTAATTGGCGATGTCGGCAAAAAGTTGCATACGGCGCGATCGCGCAACGACCAGGTCGGCACTGACCTCCGCCTTTACCTCCGGGCTCAGATCGAGGCTCTGCAAGGGCAGCTCCGCCAGTATCAGCAAACCCTGCTGGGCTTGGCCGAAGCCCATGTCGAAACCTTGATTCCCGGCTACACCCATCTGCAGCGGGCTCAGCCCCTGAGCCTGGCCCACCACCTGCTGGCCTATTTTGATATGGCTCAGCGCGACTGGGATCGGCTCCACGACCTGCAAAAGCGGGTGAATATTTCGCCCCTGGGCTGCGGGGCTCTGGCCGGCACAACGTTCCCTATCGATCGCCAGTATGCAGCCGAACTGCTGGGGTTTGAGCAGGTGTACGGCAACAGTCTCGACGGGGTGAGCGATCGCGACTTTGCGATCGAATTTGCCTGCGCCGCCAGCCTGATCATGGTGCACCTGTCGCGCCTGTCAGAGGAAATGATTCTCTGGGCCTCGGAGGAGTTTAGCTTTGTCACCCTCAACGATAGCTGCTCCACCGGCTCCAGCATCATGCCCCAAAAGAAAAACCCCGATGTGCCTGAGCTGGTGCGGGGCAAGACGGGGCGTGTGTTTGGCCACCTGCAAGGGCTGCTGGTGATGATGAAGGGCCTGCCTTTGGCCTACAACAAAGATCTGCAAGAAGACAAAGAGGCACTGTTCGACACCGTCAATACCGTGCGCGGTTGTGTTGAAGCTATGACCATTCTGCTGGCCGAGGGGGTCAATTTTCAGGTGCCACGGCTTGGTCAGGCGGTGAACGAAGACTATTCCAACGCCACCGATGTGGCCGACTACCTGGCCGCCAAGGGGGTGCCGTTTCGGGAGGCCTATAACCTGGTGGGCAAAGTGGTGAAGACCTCCTTGGCGGCAAACAAGCTGCTGCGGCAGCTCACCCTCGACGAATGGCAGGCCATCCACCCCGCCTTTGAAGACGACATCTACGCGGCGATCGCTCCTCAGCAGGTGGTCTCAGCCCGTAACAGCTACGGTGGCACCGGCTTTGAGCAGGTGCGTTTGGCGATCGCGCGGGCGCATCAAGCCCTAGGAGAGGGCTAG